Part of the Sphingomonadaceae bacterium OTU29LAMAA1 genome, CGCGCGTGGGTGCCCAGGTGCCGGCAAGCGAGAAGATCGTGGCCGCATCGCCATTACGTTGTGGCGTGGTCAACTGCCCGGTCAGATTGCGATAGCTTTGGGCGCGACCGTTCTGCTGCGATATTCGGACTGCCGGCTGAAAATCGAGCCGACCGAGGAACGGCAGGAAGTTCGGACCTGTCAGCGGGATCACCATTTCCCCACCGATTTCGTACGTTTCGGTATAGGCTTCGGTGTCGGACGACGGTGCCGAGCGTGTCCGGCCGAGCGTGTTCAGTTCGTTGGTGGAGAACCCCAGCTTGTCGCGACGATATTCGCCGTTGACGTTAATCTGGACGGTACCGGCGGGTAGATTGAAGAGACCACCGCCGATCGATGCCTGCGCATAGGTCTGTTCGGACACGTTGCGGAACGTCGACTGGCCAATGACATAGGCCTTCGATGCATCCGTCATGTTGTTGTAGCCGAACGGGTTGAGCGGCCGGCACCCGTCGATCTGCGCCTGCGAAATGGTCGGGGTCAGCAGGACCTCGGTCAATACGCCATCCGCACCGCGAACGCGGGTGATGTTCTGCGCCGTGCCGACCGGCGTGCGTCCCAGATATTGGGTCGGGAATACCTGTGCCCGGCAAACGACATTGCCATTAGCTACGCCCGTGGTGGCGAGACCCTGATCGACGGCGTCGAGCGCAAGCTGGTACTCGATGTCCGAGATATTCGCTGATTTCGTCGTCTGGACGGAGCGGCCGTAGCTGCCCGAAATTTCAGCGTTCCAGCGATGTCCGAGCAACTCGAACTTCGACCGGAGTCCGCCGACCAGACGATAGGTCTCCTGCCGATTGGTATACGGGTTTGCGCCGAAAACGTCCTGATTTTGACGGGTAATCAGGAAGTTACCTTGGTTGGTCGCTGTGGGCGTGATGCCCACCGACGTCAGCACGGCCCGATTTTGCGCCGTCAGGTACGGATTGTTGTAGTTGACCAGGAGGGCGGCGTTTTCCTGCCCCTGCGTGATGAAGTTCTGCGCGCCGGAAATATTGCCGAGCGACCGGTTGAGCACCTTGGCATAAGTGTTTTCGGTGAAGAAGGTCACCTGATCGCTGATGTCGAACTTACCGAGCAGGTTGGCGACGTAGCGGTCCTGTTGGGTCCGCAACACGGTATTTTCCAGGCTGCGACGGAAGCCGCCGTCACCGCCGCGAGCGGAGCTGACGGTCAGGGGATCGTTGCCGCTCACCGGACCCGAGAAAGTGTAGGCGCGCAGGGTACCGTTGTCGTTGAACTCCAGCGGTACCGCAACGAACGGCAGCACCTGATTGACCGGCACCTGCACCGTCGTCCCGTTCACCTTCACACTGACCAGCGTGGTATCCGTGTTGGCGATCCGCGGAACGTCGGGTGCGAACGTGCCGATGAAATAGTTGAGGTTGGTCGTGGGATTGGCTGCCAGGAATTCACGGGCCGTGAAACGGTTGGCTTGCAACAGGTTGACGGCTAGCAGCGTCTGCTGTGCCGCAGTGGCTCCGGTAGGCGCCGTCACGCCATAAGCCGTGAAAATTTGCGCTGCGGTGACGTTGGCAGGCAGCGACGTCGGCGCGAATGTCGTGAATGGAACATTGGTCGCCTGCGTCGTACGACCGTTCAAACCGTTGGCGGTAATTGCACCCGCACCCGGCGTTCCCTGAATGATCTGTGCGCCCGAGAAGCTGAAAAAGCCGTTGTTGATGCTGGCGCCCGTACCCGATACCCGCAGCGTGGACGCAGCCCCGTTCGCGGTCGTGCCTGCCAAGGCAAAGCCGACCGGCGCAACGCCGTTGGCCAGTGCGATGTAGTTGGTCGTGACGGCCTGGCCAGCGACATTGATGCCGGTAATCCGTGTATAGGGCGTGTAGAAGCTCGTGCCTTGGACATTGAGAACCGTGCCCGGGTTGCTCAGCGTCTGGGTGACCAGGCCGAGGCCGAACAGCGTCGAAGGCTGACCATCGTCCGCCGCGCGCAGGAATGCGCCGTTATTGGCATTTGCGACGTCGATAATTGCGGTCGGGGCGAAGTTCGGGTTGCGGACACCGCCATTGAACGGATTGGTGTACGATCCGGGGCGAATGGTGCGGAAGTCGCGGCTCGTCGCCTGAAGGCCATCGTTGCGGCTGTATTCGAACGACGCGGTGATGTTGGCACGGCCATCGAGGAAGTTGTGACCCGCAAGCGCGCTCAGCTGATACTGGGCCGCGTCGCCGCGTTCGGAGATGCCGGTCAGCCCACGTAGCTGGAGGCCGTCGTAATCGTCCTTCAGGATGAAGTTAACCACGCCTGCGATCGCGTCCGCACCATAAGCGGCGGCGCCGCCGACGGTCACCGTATCGACTCGCTCGATCAGCGAGGTCGGAATGACGTTGATATCGACCTGGCTACCGGTTTCATTGCCCGCGACGAACAGCGAGGCGGCGTTACCGGATACGAAGCGGCGGCCGTTGACCAGCGTCAGCGTACGCGCGGTGCCGAGATCGAGCAAATCGACGAAAGCGGCGCCCAGGCTTGCCGTCTGGCCGCCGTTGTTGCCGTTCAGCGGGCTGGCACCGGGGCCGACCAGCGGAATGTCGTTGAGCGCTTCGAGAGCATTGGTGAAGCCACGTGTTTCGATCGACTGGGCCGTGATCTGAACGCCGGGGAGCACGCCGTTGATTTCAGGGCGGGCGATGCGCGAACCCGTGACGATGATCGATCCGTCATCGCGCTGTTCGCCATCGGCGCTGACGGTAACAGCCTGTTCCGTGGGATCACCCGGCGCCGTCGACTTACCCGGAGTCGTCGCTGTTGGCGGCGTGGCGCTGGGTACGTTCGGAATAGACTGGGCGGCCACCGATGACGTGAAAAGCGAGCCGGCAAGCGCCGTGGCGCCGAGCAAAAGACTGATGCGCATGATTTCCCCTGTAGCGAAGACGGGGTTCGGCCCGTTCATCTGCCAGCAAGGTTCCAATAAACGCGCTGGATAACAAGAGAGTTGTGCCGGCCGGGATCATGTTGATCGTCGCGTGTGGCAACGATGTGACACTAGGGTCAGCAAGACTGTATGATCCTGCAAAAGATGCCAGCCGACACTTGATCAAGGGCAGGCTATCTTACCTTTCCACACACATGGCGATACCCATCCCGCCGCCGATGCAAAGCGTCGCCAGCCCTTTCTTCGCGTCACGCTTCTGCATCTCGTAGATCAGCGTCGTCAGCACGCGCGCGCCGCTGGCGCCGATCGGGTGGCCGATCGCGATGGCGCCGCCGTTGACGTTAACCTTGTCGGCATCCCAGCCGAGTTCCTTGCCGACCGACAGCGCCTGCGCCGCAAAGGCTTCGTTCGCTTCGATCAGGTCGAGGTCGGCGATGGTCCAGCCCGCCTTCTCCAGCGCTTTCTTCGATGCCGGCACCGGACCGATGCCCATGATCGACGGATCGACGCCGGCGCTCGCCCAGCTCTTGATCGTGGCGAGCACGGGGGCGCCGCGCCGCTCGGCTTCCTCGCGGCTCATCAGGACCAGCGCCGCGGCGCCGTCGTTGAGGCCGCTGGCGTTGGCGGCGGTGACGGTGCCGTCCTTCTTGAAGGCCGGGCGCACACCGCTGACGCTGTCGATGGTCACGCCGCTGCGGATATATTCGTCGTCCGCCACCACGG contains:
- a CDS encoding TonB-dependent receptor, producing MRISLLLGATALAGSLFTSSVAAQSIPNVPSATPPTATTPGKSTAPGDPTEQAVTVSADGEQRDDGSIIVTGSRIARPEINGVLPGVQITAQSIETRGFTNALEALNDIPLVGPGASPLNGNNGGQTASLGAAFVDLLDLGTARTLTLVNGRRFVSGNAASLFVAGNETGSQVDINVIPTSLIERVDTVTVGGAAAYGADAIAGVVNFILKDDYDGLQLRGLTGISERGDAAQYQLSALAGHNFLDGRANITASFEYSRNDGLQATSRDFRTIRPGSYTNPFNGGVRNPNFAPTAIIDVANANNGAFLRAADDGQPSTLFGLGLVTQTLSNPGTVLNVQGTSFYTPYTRITGINVAGQAVTTNYIALANGVAPVGFALAGTTANGAASTLRVSGTGASINNGFFSFSGAQIIQGTPGAGAITANGLNGRTTQATNVPFTTFAPTSLPANVTAAQIFTAYGVTAPTGATAAQQTLLAVNLLQANRFTAREFLAANPTTNLNYFIGTFAPDVPRIANTDTTLVSVKVNGTTVQVPVNQVLPFVAVPLEFNDNGTLRAYTFSGPVSGNDPLTVSSARGGDGGFRRSLENTVLRTQQDRYVANLLGKFDISDQVTFFTENTYAKVLNRSLGNISGAQNFITQGQENAALLVNYNNPYLTAQNRAVLTSVGITPTATNQGNFLITRQNQDVFGANPYTNRQETYRLVGGLRSKFELLGHRWNAEISGSYGRSVQTTKSANISDIEYQLALDAVDQGLATTGVANGNVVCRAQVFPTQYLGRTPVGTAQNITRVRGADGVLTEVLLTPTISQAQIDGCRPLNPFGYNNMTDASKAYVIGQSTFRNVSEQTYAQASIGGGLFNLPAGTVQINVNGEYRRDKLGFSTNELNTLGRTRSAPSSDTEAYTETYEIGGEMVIPLTGPNFLPFLGRLDFQPAVRISQQNGRAQSYRNLTGQLTTPQRNGDAATIFSLAGTWAPTRDIQFRGNYTRSVRQPSIVELFLGGQPSFTTPVDLCNPANIDSGSFVANRRKNCTAAVIAAGVSDAQGVITTTDRATSFLQNYVATGAGLQGVFNGNTALNPERGESWTAGAALTPRWIPGLTISADYIDVRVKDVITTASIGTFLQTCYDSPIYPNPTADVGINSCTQFSRGTDFQLQNGYSAGFLNLGGQRVKAVNASANYTIELGSDRLTLRGGAYRLISYQVSPSGKYDDTQESVGSFGRPRWETQLSARYEHNQVYGQVTWNRSDPTRIFVSNLPATNEQYPYTRYAAQNNVDMTLGVDVSESFRFQVLVANVLDNTTAGDLGYRFADYYDQIGRRYRMTVTTRF